Proteins encoded by one window of Fusarium graminearum PH-1 chromosome 1, whole genome shotgun sequence:
- a CDS encoding nucleolar GTP-binding protein 2 gives MGTGKKEASRRERQGKGGDGLNNVKTKGENFYRDAKRVRQLNILKEGKAQRNADGEITKAASFQSRDIPNARIEPNRKWFTNTRVISQDSLNAFREAMDEQARDPYQVLLKTNKLPLSLISDGKNVNTENGIKQHKAKMTVETSPFAEVFGPKAQRKRVKLGVSSLDDIIGDTEKSMDTYRDRLEQQKLLSGASGDAEDLDDAGKPLTMAIEPVFDKGQSKRIWNELYKVIDSSDVIIHVLDARDPIGTRCLSVEKYLKEEASHKHLIYLLNKVDLVPTSVAAAWVRTLSKEHPTLAFHASINNSFGKGSLIQLLRQFSSLHSDRKQISVGLIGGPNTGKSSIINTLMKKKVCTVAPIPGETKVWQYISLMKRIYLIDCPGIVPPSTTDTPTDLVLRGVVRVEKVEHPEQYIQSLLNRVKKHHMEKTYELKGWDNSTEFLELLARKAGRLLRGGEPDLDGVAKMVLNDFMRGKIPWFTPPPKSEGEADTKVGNREGRLGEMPRKRKQEEAVDDEDASAEAQLQREAEAALEKAGGESAGEESDFEGFGSDTEEARSRKPSFGATIDGESEVESAEDDVISVGGSEEVEEEEEQKAPASAAKSKGKKNKGGPPSKKRRA, from the exons ATGGGTactggaaagaaagaagccagTCGGCGCGAGCGCCAGGGCAAAGGAGGAGATGGTCTTAACaatgtcaagaccaagggcgagaacTTCTATCG CGATGCGAAGAGAGTGAGGCAACTCAACATTCTCAAAGAGGGAAAGGCTCAGAGAAATGCGGACGGAGAGATCACCAAGGCTGCTTCATTCCAGTCGCGCGACATTCCCAACGCTCGCATCGAGCCGAACCGCAAGTGGTTTACAAATACTCGAGTCATCTCTCAGGATTCCCTGAACGCCTTTCGCGAGGCAATGGATGAGCAAGCTCGTGATCCCTACCAGGTTCTgctcaagaccaacaagctGCCCTTGAGTCTTATCAGTGATGGAAAGAATGTCAATACAGAAAACGGCATCAAACAgcacaaggccaagatgacaGTTGAGACGTCGCCCTTCGCCGAGGTTTTCGGTCCCAAGGCGCAACGCAAGCGAGTTAAGCTTGGCGTCAGCAGCCTCGACGACATAATTGGCGACACTGAAAAGAGCATGGACACCTACCGTGATCGTCTAGAGCAGCAGAAGCTTCTATCTGGCGCCTCGGGTGACgctgaggatcttgatgatgctggcaagcCCCTCACTATGGCCATCGAGCCTGTGTTCGACAAGGGACAAAGCAAGCGAATCTGGAATGAACTCTACAAGGTCATTGACTCTTCAGATGTGATCATTCACGTACTCGATGCCCGAGATCCTATCGGAACTCGCTGTTTGAGCGTCGAGAAGTACCTAAAGGAGGAAGCAAGCCACAAACACTTGATATATCTGCTCAATAAGGTGGATTTGGTTCCTACAAGTGTCGCA GCTGCGTGGGTTCGTACTCTCTCCAAAGAGCATCCCACTCTCGCTTTCCACGCTTCTATCAACAACTCCTTTGGAAAGGGATCACTCATTCAACTACTCCGACAATTCTCCTCACTACACTCTGACCGAAAACAAATCTCTGTTGGACTGATCGGTGGCCCCAACACCGGAAAGTCCTCTATTATCAATACCctcatgaagaagaaggtttgCACTGTCGCACCTATTCCTGGCGAGACCAAAGTATGGCAGTACATCAGTTTGATGAAGCGCATCTACTTGATTGACTGTCCTGGCATCGTTCCGCCATCCACAACGGATACGCCGACCGACTTGGTGCTACGTGGTGTCGTCCGAGTCGAGAAGGTAGAACATCCTGAGCAGTACATTCAATCTCTTCTAAACCGTGTCAAGAAACACCATATGGAGAAGACCTACGAGCTTAAGGGGTGGGACAACTCCACAGAGTTCCTAGAACTTCTCGCTCGAAAGGCTGGTCGTCTTCTCCGTGGAGGTGAACCTGATCTGGATGGTGTGGCTAAGATGGTCCTCAATGATTTCATGCGAGGCAAGATTCCTTGGTTCACACCTCCACCAAAGTCTGAAGGCGAAGCCGATACAAAGGTTGGAAACCGTGAGGGCAGACTTGGAGAGATGCCTCGCAAGCGAAAGCAAGAGGAGGCGgtagatgatgaagatgcttctgCTGAGGCGCAGCTTCAGcgagaagctgaagccgcCCTGGAGAAGGCTGGGGGCGAGAGCGCTGGTGAAGAGTCAGACTTTGAGGGGTTCGGCAGTGACACAGAGGAAGCGCGATCAAGAAAGCCGTCCTTCGGGGCCACGATAGATGGTGAGAGCGAAGTCGAGAGcgctgaagatgatgtgatATCAGTAGGCGGCTctgaagaagttgaggaagaagaagaacaaaaagcgCCTGCATCAGCAGCTAAAAGtaagggaaagaagaacaagggtgGCCCGCCTAGCAAAAAAAGGAGGGCATAG